The proteins below are encoded in one region of Methanobrevibacter sp.:
- a CDS encoding NCS2 family permease has protein sequence MLNEFFKLSENKTDVKTEIIAGITTFLAMSYILGVNPGMLAEGGMPATGVFFATAFASGIACIVMGLFSKYPIGLAPGMGLNALFTYTIILGMGNTWQTGLAAIFISSILFFLITVSGLREAILNSIPQNLKLAIGAGIGFFLAFIGLKGAGIIVADPSTFVALGSLFSAPALLALIGIVLTLVLYVKKVPIAVFIGLIVTAILGVIFTAVGFGVGDMTMPALPAQFISTSIDTSLIGGFASGFTQLFSNIPNLILILFSLLFVTFFDTTGTLIPLARQCGFMDEEGKTQGIEKAFMADAIGGIIGSILGTSTVTAYVESATGIGLGGRTGLTAVVTGVLFLISIFFAPTVLALFTSSVTAAALVIVGILMMTQLKDIEWEDLTVVATVFMTIIMMLLTYSISLGIAFGFLTFAITNIAIGKAKNLNKLVWIMTIIFIIYLFFGL, from the coding sequence ATGTTAAACGAATTTTTTAAATTATCTGAAAATAAAACAGATGTTAAAACTGAGATCATTGCAGGTATTACAACATTTCTTGCAATGTCATATATTTTAGGTGTAAACCCTGGAATGCTAGCTGAAGGTGGAATGCCTGCTACAGGAGTATTCTTTGCAACTGCATTTGCATCAGGTATTGCATGTATTGTAATGGGACTTTTCTCCAAGTATCCAATCGGATTAGCTCCAGGTATGGGTTTAAACGCATTATTTACTTATACTATTATCTTAGGTATGGGTAACACATGGCAAACTGGACTTGCTGCTATATTTATTTCAAGTATTCTTTTCTTCTTGATAACAGTTTCAGGTCTTAGGGAAGCAATTCTTAATTCAATCCCACAAAACTTAAAACTAGCTATTGGTGCTGGTATTGGTTTCTTCTTGGCATTTATTGGATTAAAAGGTGCTGGAATTATTGTTGCTGATCCATCAACTTTTGTTGCACTTGGATCTTTATTCAGCGCTCCTGCACTTTTAGCATTAATTGGTATTGTATTGACTTTAGTATTATATGTTAAAAAAGTACCTATTGCAGTATTCATCGGTTTAATCGTAACTGCAATTTTAGGAGTTATTTTCACTGCAGTTGGATTTGGTGTAGGAGACATGACTATGCCTGCACTTCCTGCTCAATTTATCTCAACCAGCATTGATACTTCATTGATTGGAGGATTTGCTTCTGGATTTACACAATTATTCAGCAACATTCCAAACTTGATTTTAATCTTATTCTCATTGCTCTTTGTTACATTCTTTGATACTACTGGAACTTTAATTCCTTTAGCACGTCAATGTGGTTTCATGGACGAAGAAGGAAAAACACAAGGAATTGAAAAAGCTTTCATGGCTGATGCAATAGGTGGAATAATTGGTTCCATTTTAGGTACAAGTACCGTAACTGCATATGTAGAAAGTGCAACAGGAATTGGTCTTGGTGGTAGAACTGGATTAACAGCTGTTGTTACTGGTGTTTTATTCTTAATTTCCATATTCTTTGCTCCAACCGTGTTAGCATTATTTACATCATCTGTAACTGCTGCAGCATTGGTAATTGTAGGTATCTTAATGATGACACAATTAAAAGATATTGAATGGGAAGACTTAACAGTCGTAGCTACTGTTTTCATGACCATCATTATGATGCTTTTAACTTACTCCATTTCATTAGGTATTGCATTCGGTTTCTTAACCTTCGCTATTACAAACATTGCTATAGGAAAAGCAAAAAATTTAAACAAATTAGTATGGATAATGACCATCATATTCATTATCTACTTATTCTTCGGATTATAG